One stretch of Streptomyces sp. NBC_01363 DNA includes these proteins:
- a CDS encoding AAA family ATPase, with amino-acid sequence MSDLLRAPAEIKYAEELEWLESIDDSPKPFSWRLSPKMVRLFILGSERSDGLDREISQKWYGDRSFVERSIVTLASDRGLLLIGDPGTGKSWLAELLSAAICRNSTLVVQGTAGTTEDHIKYSWNVSMVIAKGQSRESMIPSPIMTAMESGAIGRFEELTRSTSDVQDALISILSEKYISVPELDSDGIVFAKPGFSIIATANSRDRGVNDLSSALKRRFNFVRIPVVTNKKSEVEIVRFRTEELLRRHQIELEVPPTLLDVLLQSFADLRASAATAGSDDEKLESALSTAEQIGVLEDAVLHSNFFGERALTARTLASSLVGSLARREPEDLAILNKYLHGVVEPRSKEEGGSWPDFLEGGRDAIATLS; translated from the coding sequence ATGTCCGACCTGTTGCGCGCCCCCGCCGAGATCAAGTACGCCGAGGAACTGGAGTGGCTCGAATCCATCGACGACAGCCCCAAGCCCTTCTCCTGGCGGCTGTCCCCGAAGATGGTCCGCCTGTTCATCCTGGGTTCCGAGCGCTCCGACGGCCTGGACCGGGAGATCTCGCAGAAGTGGTACGGCGACCGCAGCTTCGTCGAGCGCTCCATCGTCACGCTCGCCTCCGACCGGGGCCTGCTCCTCATAGGTGACCCTGGCACGGGCAAGAGCTGGCTGGCCGAGCTGTTGTCCGCCGCGATCTGCCGCAATTCCACGCTGGTCGTGCAGGGCACGGCCGGCACCACCGAGGACCACATCAAGTACTCCTGGAACGTGTCGATGGTCATCGCCAAGGGCCAGTCGCGGGAATCAATGATTCCCTCGCCGATCATGACCGCGATGGAATCCGGCGCCATCGGCCGTTTCGAGGAACTCACCCGCTCCACCAGCGACGTGCAGGACGCGCTGATCTCGATCCTGTCCGAGAAGTACATCTCGGTTCCCGAACTGGACAGCGACGGCATCGTCTTCGCCAAGCCCGGTTTCTCGATCATCGCCACCGCGAACAGTCGCGACCGTGGCGTCAACGACCTGTCCTCGGCGCTCAAGCGCCGCTTCAACTTCGTCCGCATCCCGGTGGTGACGAACAAGAAGAGCGAGGTGGAGATCGTCCGCTTCCGCACCGAGGAACTGCTGCGCCGTCACCAGATCGAACTGGAAGTGCCGCCGACACTCCTCGACGTACTGCTGCAGAGCTTCGCCGACCTGCGGGCCTCGGCGGCAACGGCCGGCAGCGACGACGAGAAGCTGGAGTCCGCGCTGTCCACCGCGGAGCAGATCGGCGTGCTCGAGGACGCGGTGCTGCACAGCAATTTCTTCGGCGAGCGCGCCCTGACCGCCCGCACGCTGGCCTCCTCGCTCGTCGGGTCGCTGGCCCGGCGCGAGCCCGAGGACCTGGCCATCCTCAACAAGTACCTGCACGGCGTCGTCGAGCCGCGCAGCAAGGAAGAGGGCGGATCCTGGCCGGATTTCCTGGAGGGCGGCCGCGACGCGATCGCCACCCTGTCATGA